A DNA window from Raphanus sativus cultivar WK10039 unplaced genomic scaffold, ASM80110v3 Scaffold2518, whole genome shotgun sequence contains the following coding sequences:
- the LOC130505701 gene encoding receptor-like serine/threonine-protein kinase SD1-6, whose product MRSVPNHHYLYTFAFVFILFPAFGVSAASTMSPTESLTISSNKTIISRSETFELGFFTPTSSSRWYLGIWYKKIPTRTYVWVANRDTPLSESNGSLKISDNNNLIISDHSNKPVWSTNLTGGNVRTTPVVAELLDNGNLVLRDSNNNNEYLWQSFDFPTDTLLPEMKLGWDLKSGRNRFLRSRKTPDDPSSGDFSTKFETKGFPEVYVRNKESIVYRSGPWDGIRYNGIPEITPVDYLVLNFTATDEEITYSYRITKSNIYSILTLTPTGLLQRSTWVERLQSWRPLWYSPKDICNNYEQCGSYGYCDSNTSPVCNCVQGFKPVNKWDLRDDFEGCVRKTRLRCDGTDGFVRLKNMKLPDTTKTMVDRGIGIEECEARCLKDCNCKAFANTDIRNGGSGCVIWTGDLLDIRNFADGGQDLYVRLAAADLG is encoded by the coding sequence atgagaagtGTACCAAACCACCATTATCTTTACACATTCGCCTTCGTTTTCATTTTGTTTCCAGCCTTCGGTGTCTCTGCTGCCAGCACTATGTCGCCTACAGAATCTCTCACTATCTCAAGCAACAAAACAATCATATCTCGTAGTGAAACCTTCGAGCTTGGTTTCTTCACTCCCACGTCAAGTTCTCGTTGGTATCTCGGGATTTGGTACAAGAAAATCCCTACCAGAACCTACGTATGGGTTGCAAACAGAGACACTCCTCTCTCAGAGTCCAACGGATCTCTCAAAATCTCCGACAACAATAATCTCATCATTTCGGATCATTCCAATAAACCTGTTTGGTCCACTAACCTAACAGGAGGAAACGTGAGAACAACTCCAGTGGTCGCAGAGCTTCTCGATAACGGTAACCTCGTGCTCAGAGACTCCAACAATAACAACGAGTACTTGTGGCAGAGTTTCGATTTTCCGACAGATACTTTACTTCCGGAGATGAAACTTGGTTGGGATCTTAAAAGCGGAAGAAACAGATTCTTGAGATCCAGGAAAACCCCAGACGATCCATCGAGCGGGGATTTCTCGACTAAATTCGAAACCAAAGGGTTCCCAGAGGTTTACGTACGCAACAAGGAGTCTATAGTGTACCGGAGCGGTCCATGGGATGGGATCCGGTATAACGGCATACCGGAGATAACCCCGGTTGATTACCTAGTTTTAAATTTCACAGCTACTGATGAAGAAATAACTTACTCGTACCGTATCACAAAAAGTAACATTTACTCCATCTTAACCCTAACCCCCACCGGGTTGTTACAACGATCAACTTGGGTTGAGAGATTACAGAGCTGGAGACCGTTATGGTACTCACCAAAGGATATATGCAATAACTACGAACAGTGTGGGAGTTACGGTTATTGCGATTCCAACACCTCGCCGGTTTGTAACTgtgtccaagggtttaagccAGTGAATAAGTGGGATCTGAGAGATGATTTTGAGGGTTGCGTGAGGAAGACGAGGCTGAGATGTGACGGTACGGATGGGTTTGTGCGGTTGAAGAATATGAAGTTGCCGGATACTACGAAGACGATGGTGGACAGGGGGATTGGGATAGAAGAGTGTGAAGCACGGTGTCTTAAAGATTGCAATTGTAAGGCGTTCGCTAATACTGACATTCGTAATGGTGGGTCAGGATGTGTGATTTGGACCGGGGATTTGTTGGATATCCGAAATTTTGCTGACGGAGGTCAGGATCTCTACGTCAGACTAGCAGCTGCTGATCtcggttag